The Candidatus Deferrimicrobiaceae bacterium genome includes the window AACTGGTGCAGAGATCCGAACAGGAGATGCTCAAGACGAAAAACTTCGGGAAGAAGAGCCTGAACGAAATCAAGGATGTCCTGCACGAGATGGGTCTTTCCCTCGGGATGAAAGTGGAAGGGTTCACGCCGGAGAGGTACGCGCCCCCCCGGGAAGAAGACTGACGAAAATGACGAACCGCGAGGACGAATCATGCGACACGCCATAGCCCACAGGAAACTCGGGCGGAACCCCGGCCATCGGAAAGCCTTGTTGCGCAACATGATGAATGCGCTCGTGCGGTCGGAACGGATCGAGACGACGGTTGCCAAGGCGAAGGAGGTACGCAGGCTGGCGGATCGCCTGATCACGCTCGGGAAAAAGGACACCACGCACGCGAGAAGGCGGACGTTTTCCCTGCTCAGCGACAAGGAGAACACGGAGAAGATCTTCTCCGGCCTCGCGGCACGATTCGCGGGACGCGAAGGAGGATACACCCGGATCGTGAGGACGGGGTATCGGGCAGGCGACGGTTCCGAACTGGCGATCCTCGAGTATCTCCCCGCGGAGGAGAAGAAGGCGAAGACGAAAAAAGGGAAGACAAAGAAAGCGGCGGCGGCGAAGGCGAAACCGGCGGAAGAATCGGCCAAAAAAAGAAAGCCGGTTCGCACGACGGGAAAGGCGGCCGGAAAGAACCCCCCGACCCTCCGGGGCAAGAAGGCAGGGGACGAAGGGGAGAAGAAGAAAACGACGAAAAGGAAAAAGGCGAAGGAAGGGTCCGGATAACGGAACCATCCTCCGATCGCCGGGGAGCGGAAAGAATCGGGAAGCGGCCCTTCAGGGGCCGCTTTTTTTTCCTCCGGGGGTTCGGGAGGAAGAATCCGCTTGACGGGTCGGGGAGTCCCCTATAACATGATAATGAATTGCAAATTCATTTTGGAGCATTTCCCCTCCCTTTGGAAACCCTTCTGCAGCGCATAAACTCCGAAATCGCGGCGATCGGAGGGAAACGAAGCAAAAGCCGGGCACGGGTGATCGAGGTCTTCTTCCGGACGGGAACGCATGTGACCGTGGAAGAGCTCACCCATGCCGTCCGGAAGCGGAACCGTTCCGTCGGATCCGCGACCGTCTACCGCACGGTGAAACTTCTCGCAAGACTCGGCTATGCGAAAGAGCTCGATTTCGGGGACGGGCTCAAGAGGTACGAGAGCAATCTCGTGGCGCACCATGACCACCTGGTATGCCAGGAATGCGGAGTGGTCTCCGAGTTCAAGGAACCGCGGATCGAAACCCTTCAGGAACAGGTGGCGAAAGAACACGGTTTCCTGCCCACGATGCACAGACTGGACATCTACGGATATTGCCGCCAATGCGCGCCGGGGAATGGAAGAACGGGGGGCCGATGAGAAAATCGCTTGTTGTTCCCCCTAAGGTTGCGG containing:
- a CDS encoding transcriptional repressor, which encodes METLLQRINSEIAAIGGKRSKSRARVIEVFFRTGTHVTVEELTHAVRKRNRSVGSATVYRTVKLLARLGYAKELDFGDGLKRYESNLVAHHDHLVCQECGVVSEFKEPRIETLQEQVAKEHGFLPTMHRLDIYGYCRQCAPGNGRTGGR
- the rplQ gene encoding 50S ribosomal protein L17 — its product is MRHAIAHRKLGRNPGHRKALLRNMMNALVRSERIETTVAKAKEVRRLADRLITLGKKDTTHARRRTFSLLSDKENTEKIFSGLAARFAGREGGYTRIVRTGYRAGDGSELAILEYLPAEEKKAKTKKGKTKKAAAAKAKPAEESAKKRKPVRTTGKAAGKNPPTLRGKKAGDEGEKKKTTKRKKAKEGSG